The Cydia pomonella isolate Wapato2018A chromosome 17, ilCydPomo1, whole genome shotgun sequence genome includes a window with the following:
- the LOC133527025 gene encoding probable isocitrate dehydrogenase [NAD] subunit alpha, mitochondrial isoform X1 yields MASRIIRKIVPVTKVGTAQYSSGVKRVTLIPGHGIGPEITVAVQKIFEAAKVPIEWDEVDVTAVRGPDGKFGIPQKAIDSVNENKIGLKGPLMTPVGKGYRSLNLALRKEFDLYANVRPCKSLDGIKTLYDNVDVVTIRENTEGEYSGIEHEIVDGVVQSIKLITEEASKRVAEFAFQFARDNKRKKVTAVHKANIMRMSDGLFLRCCRDLATKFPDIRFEERYLDTVCLNMVQDPSKFDVLVMPNLYGDIMSDMCSGLVGGLGLTPSGNIGKNGALFESVHGTAPDLAGKDMANPTALLLSSIMMLRHLQLNEHADKIQNACYETLREGKHLTGDLGGTGKCSEYTAAIISKLN; encoded by the exons ATGGCTTCAAGAATCATCAGGAAAATT GTCCCGGTGACGAAAGTAGGGACGGCGCAGTACAGCTCGGGTGTGAAGCGGGTGACGTTAATCCCTGGCCATGGGATCGGCCCGGAGATCACCGTGGCGGTGCAGAAAATATTCGAGGCCGCGAAAGTCCCCATCGAATGGGACGAAGTGGACGTCACAGCTGTTAGG GGCCCAGATGGAAAGTTCGGCATTCCCCAAAAGGCCATAGACTCAGTGAATGAGAACAAAATCGGGCTAAAGGGGCCTCTCATGACCCCTGTTGGCAAGGGCTACCGCTCCCTCAACTTGGCGCTCCGTAAGGAGTTTGACCTGTATGCCAATGTGAGGCCGTGCAAAAGTTTAGATGG TATCAAAACCCTTTACGACAACGTGGACGTAGTGACCATCCGAGAGAACACCGAAGGCGAGTACTCCGGCATCGAGCACGAGATCGTCGACGGCGTGGTGCAGAGCATCAAGCTGATCACCGAGGAGGCCAGTAAGAGGGTGGCCGAGTTCGCCTTCCAGTTCGCCAGGGATAACAAGAGGAAGAAGGTCACCGCTGTCCACAAGGCTAACATCAT GCGTATGTCGGACGGTCTGTTCCTGCGCTGCTGCCGCGACCTGGCCACGAAGTTCCCCGACATCCGCTTCGAGGAGCGCTACCTCGACACCGTCTGCCTCAACATGGTGCAGGACCCGTCCAAGTTCGACGTGCTG GTGATGCCTAACTTGTATGGTGACATCATGTCTGACATGTGCTCGGGTCTGGTCGGAGGCCTGGGTCTGACCCCCTCAGGAAATATCGGCAAGAACGGGGCACTCTTCGAATCT GTCCACGGCACAGCACCTGACCTCGCCGGCAAGGACATGGCCAACCCCACAGCTCTACTCCTCTCCTCCATCATGATGTTAAGGCATCTGCAACTCAATGAGCATGCTGATAAGATTCAGAATGCTTGCTACGAAACTCTGCGCGAAGGAAAACATTTGACCGGCGATTTGGGAGGCACTGGCAAATGCAGCGAATACACCGCTGCTATTATTTCTAAGCTGAACTAA
- the LOC133527025 gene encoding probable isocitrate dehydrogenase [NAD] subunit alpha, mitochondrial isoform X2 — MASRIIRKIVPVTKVGTAQYSSGVKRVTLIPGHGIGPEITVAVQKIFEAAKVPIEWDEVDVTAVRGPDGKFGIPQKAIDSVNENKIGLKGPLMTPVGKGYRSLNLALRKEFDLYANVRPCKSLDGIKTLYDNVDVVTIRENTEGEYSGIEHEIVDGVVQSIKLITEEASKRVAEFAFQFARDNKRKKVTAVHKANIMRMSDGLFLRCCRDLATKFPDIRFEERYLDTVCLNMVQDPSKFDVLVMPNLYGDIMSDMCSGLVGGLGLTPSGNIGKNGALFESVHGTAPGIAGRDRANPTALLLSGVMMLRHLRLQQPAARIERACFAVLREGRVLTEDLGGSSTCTAYTDEIIRNLD, encoded by the exons ATGGCTTCAAGAATCATCAGGAAAATT GTCCCGGTGACGAAAGTAGGGACGGCGCAGTACAGCTCGGGTGTGAAGCGGGTGACGTTAATCCCTGGCCATGGGATCGGCCCGGAGATCACCGTGGCGGTGCAGAAAATATTCGAGGCCGCGAAAGTCCCCATCGAATGGGACGAAGTGGACGTCACAGCTGTTAGG GGCCCAGATGGAAAGTTCGGCATTCCCCAAAAGGCCATAGACTCAGTGAATGAGAACAAAATCGGGCTAAAGGGGCCTCTCATGACCCCTGTTGGCAAGGGCTACCGCTCCCTCAACTTGGCGCTCCGTAAGGAGTTTGACCTGTATGCCAATGTGAGGCCGTGCAAAAGTTTAGATGG TATCAAAACCCTTTACGACAACGTGGACGTAGTGACCATCCGAGAGAACACCGAAGGCGAGTACTCCGGCATCGAGCACGAGATCGTCGACGGCGTGGTGCAGAGCATCAAGCTGATCACCGAGGAGGCCAGTAAGAGGGTGGCCGAGTTCGCCTTCCAGTTCGCCAGGGATAACAAGAGGAAGAAGGTCACCGCTGTCCACAAGGCTAACATCAT GCGTATGTCGGACGGTCTGTTCCTGCGCTGCTGCCGCGACCTGGCCACGAAGTTCCCCGACATCCGCTTCGAGGAGCGCTACCTCGACACCGTCTGCCTCAACATGGTGCAGGACCCGTCCAAGTTCGACGTGCTG GTGATGCCTAACTTGTATGGTGACATCATGTCTGACATGTGCTCGGGTCTGGTCGGAGGCCTGGGTCTGACCCCCTCAGGAAATATCGGCAAGAACGGGGCACTCTTCGAATCT GTGCACGGCACGGCGCCGGGCATCGCGGGGCGGGACCGCGCCAACCCCACGGCGCTGCTGCTGTCCGGCGTCATGATGCTGCGCCACCTGCGCCTGCAGCAGCCCGCCGCGCGCATCGAGCGCGCCTGCTTCGCCGTGCTGCGCGAGGGCCGCGTGCTCACCGAGGACCTGGGGGGGAGCAGCACGTGCACCGCCTATACTGATGAAATCATTAGGAATCTAGATTAA